In the genome of Populus trichocarpa isolate Nisqually-1 chromosome 6, P.trichocarpa_v4.1, whole genome shotgun sequence, one region contains:
- the LOC7485489 gene encoding probable WRKY transcription factor 11, whose amino-acid sequence MAVDLVRYSKMEDQMAIQEAASAGLESMEHLIFAFSNQTRQSHQLDCGEITNFTVAKFKQVISMLNRTGHARFRRGPTSSPSSYPVPVRPVPQEPQKLNLDFVNSNSPPKAESKNDLSLGSQYSKDSLSSGTTTSSFVSSVTADGSVSNGKQGGSSLFGTQARSTGKPPLSSTHRKKCHDHALSARKISSGGSCHCSKRRKSRVKRTIRVPAVSSKIADIPADEYSWRKYGQKPIKGSPYPRGYYKCSSVRGCPARKHVERAVDDSAMLIVTYEGEHRHSHTPLPGDVTASAAMRHVFHST is encoded by the exons ATGGCTGTGGATCTAGTTAGGTATTCAAAGATGGAAGATCAGATGGCTATACAAGAAGCTGCATCAGCTGGGCTCGAGAGCATGGAGCACTTGATCTTTGCATTCTCTAACCAAACTCGACAAAGCCACCAACTTGACTGCGGAGAAATCACAAACTTCACCGTTGCTAAGTTCAAGCAAGTCATCTCCATGTTGAACCGGACCGGTCATGCCCGTTTTCGCCGTGGACcaacttcttctccttcttcctaCCCGGTTCCCGTCCGACCTGTCCCTCAAGAGCCTCAAAAACTGAACCTTGATTTTGTTAACAGTAATAGCCCCCCTAAAGCTGAGTCGAAAAATGACCTGTCTTTGGGTAGTCAGTATTCAAAGGATAGCCTTAGCTCTGGCACCACTACCTCATCCTTCGTGTCTTCTGTTACAGCTGATGGGAGTGTCTCTAATGGGAAACAAGGTGGCTCTTCTCTTTTCGGAACTCAAGCGCGATCTACCGGAAAACCACCTCTCTCATCGACCCACCGCAAGAAATGCCACGATCATGCCCTCTCCGCCAGAAAGATCTCCTCCGGTGGAAGCTGTCATTGCTCCAAAAGAAG gAAATCAAGGGTTAAGAGGACAATAAGGGTACCAGCCGTGAGTTCCAAGATTGCCGATATACCAGCAGATGAGTACTCATGGAGAAAATATGGTCAAAAGCCAATCAAGGGCTCACCATACCCaag AGGGTATTACAAGTGTAGCAGTGTTAGAGGATGTCCAGCAAGGAAGCATGTGGAGCGTGCCGTAGATGACTCGGCCATGCTTATCGTGACTTACGAGGGGGAGCACCGTCACTCACATACTCCGTTGCCGGGAGACGTCACCGCGAGTGCTGCAATGCGACACGTGTTTCACTCAACATGA
- the LOC18099941 gene encoding nucleotide-sugar uncharacterized transporter 1 isoform X1, whose product MLYSREILNFLGRKDVRKILKRKDSDAGERGKALEELRSSLFSRFRFSESAKRQEKRSCGPVLALTFNFLVAVGIIFMNKWVLQGVGFHFPICLSFIHYLLSWALMAILKAFSVLPGSPPSKSTRLSLFTLGFVMSLSTGLANVSLKYNSVGFYQMAKIAVTPSIVLAEFIWFKKRVSFSKVVALAVVSIGVAVATVTDLQFSLFGACVALAWIIPSAVNKILWSTLQQRENWTALALMWKTTPITLFFLATLIPFFDPPGVFSYDWNFRNTALILLSAVLGFLLQWSGALALGATSAISHVVLGQFKTCVVLLGNFCIFGSNPGMTSISGAFMAIAGMSGYTYLNIHNPKPQTGKSSPRKSSTQSRLSKENGDGHDGYGGESV is encoded by the exons ATGCTCTATAGCcgtgaaattttgaatttcttaggAAGGAAAGATGTGAGGAAGATACTCAAGAGGAAAGACAGTGATGCTGGTGAAAGAG GAAAAGCTTTGGAAGAATTGCGGTCGTCTTTATTTAGCAGATTTCGCTTTTCTGAAAGCGCAAAGAGACAAGAGAAACGATCATGTGGCCCTGTCCTTGCTCTTACATTCAATTTCTTGGTTGCTGTTGGTATTATTTTCATGAACAAATGG GTGCTTCAAGGAGTTGGCTTCCATTTTCCTATATGTCTTAGTTTTATTCACTATTTACTAAGCTGGGCACTGATGGCCATTTTAAAAGCTTTCTCTGTACTTCCTGGATCTCCTCCGTCCAAATCTACTCGTTTATCTTTATTCACTCTTGGCTTTGTTATGTCCCTCTCTACTGGCCTAGCTAATGTTAGCCTGAAATACAATAG TGTTGGTTTCTATCAGATGGCTAAGATTGCTGTTACGCCGTCGATTGTTTTAGCAGaatttatatggtttaaaaagAGAGTTTCTTTCTCCAAG GTGGTTGCACTTGCAGTTGTCTCTATTGGTGTTGCTGTGGCTACAGTAACTGATTTGCAATTCAGCCTCTTTGGTGCTTGTGTAGCATTGGCATGGATAATTCCTAGTGCAGTCAATAAGATTCTCTGGTCCACTCTGCAACAGCGGGAGAACTGGACAGCCTTGGC GTTAATGTGGAAGACTACACCAATTACATTGTTTTTCCTTGCTACTTTGATTCCTTTCTTCGACCCCCCTGGTGTCTTCTCCTATGATTGGAATTTCAGAAACACAGCACTGATTCTCTTGTCTGCTGTTCTTGGCTTTTTGCTTCAGTGGTCTGGTGCTTTGGCGCTTGG GGCGACGTCTGCTATTTCACATGTTGTTCTTGGTCAATTCAAAACATGTGTAGTGCTTCTTGGAAACTTCTGCATCTTTGGCTCCAATCCAGGAATGACCAGTATATCTGGCGCATTTATGGCTATTGCTGGCATGTCTGGTTACACATACCTCAATATACACAATCCAAAGCCACAAACAGGAAAATCATCTCCCAGGAAATCTTCCACACAATCCAGATTGAGTAAAGAAAATGGAGATGGCCATGATGGCTATGGTGGAGAATCTGTGTAA
- the LOC18099941 gene encoding nucleotide-sugar uncharacterized transporter 1 isoform X2, whose amino-acid sequence MLYSREILNFLGRKDVRKILKRKDSDAGERGKALEELRSSLFSRFRFSESAKRQEKRSCGPVLALTFNFLVAVGIIFMNKWVLQGVGFHFPICLSFIHYLLSWALMAILKAFSVLPGSPPSKSTRLSLFTLGFVMSLSTGLANVSLKYNSVGFYQMAKIAVTPSIVLAEFIWFKKRVSFSKVVALAVVSIGVAVATVTDLQFSLFGACVALAWIIPSAVNKILWSTLQQRENWTALALMWKTTPITLFFLATLIPFFDPPGVFSYDWNFRNTALILLSAVLGFLLQWSGALALGDSIFSCDERQIK is encoded by the exons ATGCTCTATAGCcgtgaaattttgaatttcttaggAAGGAAAGATGTGAGGAAGATACTCAAGAGGAAAGACAGTGATGCTGGTGAAAGAG GAAAAGCTTTGGAAGAATTGCGGTCGTCTTTATTTAGCAGATTTCGCTTTTCTGAAAGCGCAAAGAGACAAGAGAAACGATCATGTGGCCCTGTCCTTGCTCTTACATTCAATTTCTTGGTTGCTGTTGGTATTATTTTCATGAACAAATGG GTGCTTCAAGGAGTTGGCTTCCATTTTCCTATATGTCTTAGTTTTATTCACTATTTACTAAGCTGGGCACTGATGGCCATTTTAAAAGCTTTCTCTGTACTTCCTGGATCTCCTCCGTCCAAATCTACTCGTTTATCTTTATTCACTCTTGGCTTTGTTATGTCCCTCTCTACTGGCCTAGCTAATGTTAGCCTGAAATACAATAG TGTTGGTTTCTATCAGATGGCTAAGATTGCTGTTACGCCGTCGATTGTTTTAGCAGaatttatatggtttaaaaagAGAGTTTCTTTCTCCAAG GTGGTTGCACTTGCAGTTGTCTCTATTGGTGTTGCTGTGGCTACAGTAACTGATTTGCAATTCAGCCTCTTTGGTGCTTGTGTAGCATTGGCATGGATAATTCCTAGTGCAGTCAATAAGATTCTCTGGTCCACTCTGCAACAGCGGGAGAACTGGACAGCCTTGGC GTTAATGTGGAAGACTACACCAATTACATTGTTTTTCCTTGCTACTTTGATTCCTTTCTTCGACCCCCCTGGTGTCTTCTCCTATGATTGGAATTTCAGAAACACAGCACTGATTCTCTTGTCTGCTGTTCTTGGCTTTTTGCTTCAGTGGTCTGGTGCTTTGGCGCTTGG GGATTCCATATTTTCTTGTGATGAAAGGCAGATAAAATAA